From a region of the Mercurialis annua linkage group LG1-X, ddMerAnnu1.2, whole genome shotgun sequence genome:
- the LOC126664859 gene encoding ras-related protein RABA5a, producing MDNYSEEKTEDYLFKIVLIGDSAVGKSNLLARFARDEFYPNSKSTIGVEFQTQKIGINGKEIKAQIWDTAGQERFRAVTSAYYRGAVGALLVYDISRRQTFDSVGKWLNELHTHSDMNVVTILVGNKSDLNDAREVSTAEGKALAETQGLFFMETSALDSSNVAAAFQTVVREIYSILSRKVMSTELTKQDAPLMGNGKTVVLHGDGGQDGDAESRNGGRCC from the exons ATGGATAACTATTCTGAGGAAAAAACTGAGGATTACCTCTTTAAAATTGTTCTAATTGGTGATTCAGCTGTTGGAAAATCAAATTTGCTTGCAAGATTTGCTAGAGATGAATTTTATCCAAACTCGAAGTCAACTATAGGAGTAGAGTTTCAAACCCAAAAGATAGGTATTAATGGAAAGGAAATTAAAGCACAGATATGGGATACGGCAGGTCAAGAGCGGTTTAGGGCCGTTACATCTGCATACTACAGAGGTGCAGTAGGAGCTCTCCTGGTTTATGACATAAGCAGGCGCCAGACTTTTGACAGCGTCGGCAAGTGGCTTAATGAGCTTCACA CTCACTCCGACATGAATGTTGTAACAATACTTGTTGGTAACAAGTCGGATCTGAATGATGCGAGAGAGGTTTCGACAGCTGAAGGCAAGGCGTTGGCAGAGACACAAGGCTTGTTTTTCATGGAAACTTCAGCTCTTGATTCCTCCAATGTCGCTGCTGCCTTTCAGACAGTTGTTAGAGAGATTTATAGTATATTAAGCCGGAAAGTAATGTCTACCGAATTAACTAAACAGGATGCTCCCTTGATGGGTAACGGTAAGACTGTTGTTTTACATGGCGATGGCGGCCAGGATGGCGATGCAGAATCTAGAAATGGAGGAAGATGTTGTTGA